The Naumovozyma dairenensis CBS 421 chromosome 3, complete genome genome has a window encoding:
- the SKP1 gene encoding SCF ubiquitin ligase subunit SKP1 (similar to Saccharomyces cerevisiae SKP1 (YDR328C); ancestral locus Anc_5.371) translates to MALSKNQHVVLVSGEGEKFTVDRKIAERSLLLKNYLNDMHDSNLRGDVSSDSEDEEDDDDDDEIVMPVPNVRSSVLQKVIEWAEHHKDSNFPDEEDDDSRKSAPVDAWDREFLKVDQEMLYEIILAANYLNIKPLLDAGCKVVAEMIRGRSPEEIRRTFNIVNDFTPEEEAAIRRENEWAEDR, encoded by the coding sequence atggCACTATCGAAAAATCAACACGTTGTATTAGTCAGTGGTGAAGGTGAAAAGTTCACCGTGGATCGTAAGATTGCAGAACGTTCCCTATTACTAAAGAACtatttaaatgatatgCATGACAGTAATTTAAGGGGCGATGTCTCTTCTGActctgaagatgaagaagatgatgacgatgatgatgaaattgtcATGCCTGTGCCAAATGTTAGATCATCTGTTTTACAAAAAGTCATTGAATGGGCTGAGCATCATAAGGATTCCAATTTCCCTGATGAAGAGGATGATGATTCTAGAAAGTCTGCTCCTGTGGATGCTTGGGATAGAGAGTTTTTGAAAGTAGATCAAGAAATGCTTTATGAAATTATCCTTGCTGcgaattatttgaatattaaacCATTGTTGGATGCAGGTTGTAAAGTGGTTGCAGAAATGATTAGAGGTAGATCACCAGAGGAAATTAGAAGAACGTTTAATATTGTCAATGATTTTACACCTGAAGAGGAAGCGGCAATTAGACGTGAGAACGAATGGGCTGAGGATCGTTAA
- the PEX3 gene encoding Pex3p (similar to Saccharomyces cerevisiae PEX3 (YDR329C); ancestral locus Anc_5.372): MVPPSSNPRRNLLQRHRGKLIFSIAGIATLFTTGSIALYLLKRWLYKQQLKITRAHFLREQMKRRFNQTQEDSLHTVYELLPVVEMVLDQNGLQLDSIIYDIKNVKKNVKGGSEVEPTNKELKFLSKAELWNQLTLKSIIKLVTISYMTSSLFLLTRLQLNILTREYLEDTIKISAENEIIPKENDTSCSVTGWISNAWSVWTGQRSSESTTVKQNDDTELLQHDKTQVAYINEQAFLSLSWWLLNKGWFNYEQTIETIIREEFSNLKPKDEITLIEFSSKLTNVFQKINRIILSTDGSNLNLKAVLLPDITMEQFLLQQTLPSKSLVVLKDNKELFHKLVGETKKCLGTSASLIVFETLINECFQYIMADVESSVIKKKKRKPTTPDAPAASAEALQNNEGEEEEKQKDMLSEDTFQVAAYAISCKDCSNVMVKKPERNEENKFLTRLDSLNVLDDLSAGVFSNLSM, from the coding sequence ATGGTACCACCGTCCTCTAACCCAAGAAGGAACCTTCTACAAAGACATAGAGGAAAGTTGATCTTTTCCATAGCTGGAATTGCTACTTTATTTACAACAGGCTCCATTGCCCTTTACTTATTAAAAAGATGGCTATACAAgcaacaattgaaaatcaCTAGAGCTCATTTCCTTAGAGAACAAATGAAAAGACGCTTCAATCAAACTCAAGAGGATTCCTTACACACAGTTTATGAATTGCTACCTGTGGTAGAGATGGTATTAGATCAGAATGGATTGCAATTGGACTCAATAATTTATGATATCAAGAatgtaaagaaaaatgttaaaGGTGGTAGTGAAGTTGAACCTACAAATAAAGAACTGAAGTTCTTATCAAAGGCTGAATTATGGAATCAATTGACTTTGAAAAGTATCATTAAATTGGTGACAATTTCATATATGACATCGTCCTTGTTTCTATTAACGAGATtacaattgaatatattgacGAGAGAGTATTTAGAAGATACGATTAAAATAAGTGCTGAAAATGAGATTATACCAAAGGAAAATGACACATCTTGTTCTGTGACTGGGTGGATTTCCAACGCTTGGAGTGTTTGGACCGGTCAGAGGTCTTCTGAATCGACAACTGTAAaacaaaatgatgataccGAACTTTTACAACATGATAAAACTCAAGTAGCATACATCAATGAACAAGCATTCTTATCATTGTCATGGTGGTTATTGAACAAGGGATGGTTTAATTATGAGCAAACTATAGAAACCATTATACGAGAAGAATTCTCAAACTTAAAACCAAAAGATGAAATCAcattaattgaattcaGTTCCAAATTAACAAACGTTTTCCAAAAGATTAACAGAATAATTTTATCTACGGACGGTtctaatttgaatttgaaagcTGTGTTATTACCAGATATTACCATGGAACAGTTTCTTTTGCAACAAACGTTACCATCAAAATCTTTAGTTGTGCttaaagataataaggaATTGTTTCATAAATTAGTAGGTGAAACAAAGAAGTGCTTAGGAACTAGTGCGTCATTGATTGTGTTTGAAACTTTGATAAACGAATGCTTTCAATATATCATGGCAGATGTTGAATCCTCagtaataaagaagaagaaaaggaaaccAACCACTCCCGATGCTCCTGCTGCGTCTGCAGAAGCTCTACAGAATAAtgaaggagaagaagaagagaaacaAAAGGATATGTTATCGGAGGATACATTCCAAGTGGCAGCTTATGCGATAAGTTGTAAAGACTGTAGTAACGTGATGGTAAAGAAGCCTGAAagaaatgaagaaaataaatttctGACGAGACTAGATTCACTCAATGTTCTGGATGATTTGAGTGCCGGTGTATTTAGTAATCTTAGCATGTag
- the UBX5 gene encoding DNA protein crosslink repair co-factor UBX5 (similar to Saccharomyces cerevisiae UBX5 (YDR330W); ancestral locus Anc_5.374) codes for MSQEQIDNFMAITSAETPELATQFLDMAGGNLDIAISLFFEHGGNAQLKQSTPAPTTTANINSSNMGNSGDNDEELAQRLQNEAYNEGQAVRAPDEARHETLTETHVFPGTYGGIGGSFNPLRGIGSGVNDMFDNSTPPGIFNQRLTTVNGVDEDAYGTFEPDSNSDISDLNEDDDDEDDDYELVEEPVVELDEDGTVQESTKWVRRPKGKTKEERLAILFRPPFKIMSKLNLEGARMKARKKNKWIMINIQDSGVFQCQALNRDLWSSKDVKRLLKKNFIFLQYQYESRNAEPYLNFYPLPNKKDDLPHIAILDPITGERVKQWNQDVPKISSFIKDINQFLSDYSLDPKSTNPTVKEPTPELDPTTLTEEQQMELAIQQSLGNSSSKPITFDDKEIGLDNDGNGGEEDDTAIGEAEETHESIFENIRPVHHMEPLNKPGITTRIQIRTGDGKRIVRRVNAMDDKVRTLYEIVKSEIEGYDSCAFTLSDHQRNDLIDKVDMSISDAGLKNSSLLLEKVIED; via the coding sequence ATGTCGCAAGAACAAATTGACAATTTTATGGCAATCACTAGTGCCGAAACACCGGAATTAGCTACACAGTTCTTGGACATGGCTGGTGGCAATCTGGACATAGCCATCTCATTGTTCTTTGAGCATGGTGGTAATGCGCAACTGAAGCAATCCACCCCAgcaccaacaacaaccgCAAATATCAATTCCTCTAATATGGGGAACTCCGGTgacaatgatgaagaattggCTCAAAGATTGCAAAATGAAGCATATAACGAAGGACAAGCAGTTAGAGCTCCTGATGAAGCAAGACATGAGACATTGACTGAAACACACGTGTTTCCAGGGACTTACGGTGGCATCGGTGGATCCTTTAACCCCTTGAGAGGCATCGGCAGTGGTGTTAACGATATGTTTGATAATTCCACTCCTCCAGGGATTTTTAATCAGAGATTGACCACGGTCAATGGCGTAGATGAAGACGCTTATGGAACTTTTGAACCTGATTCAAATTCAGATATTTCAGACCTAaatgaggatgatgatgatgaagatgatgattatgaatTAGTGGAAGAACCAGTCGTAGAGttagatgaagatggaaCAGTACAAGAGTCTACAAAATGGGTGAGAAGGCCGAAAGGAAAAACTAAAGAGGAAAGATTGGCGATATTATTTAGACCTCCGTTTAAAATCATGTCAAAATTGAACCTAGAAGGGGCAAGGATGAAagcaagaaagaaaaataaatggaTCATGATTAATATTCAAGACTCGGGTGTTTTCCAATGTCAAGCATTAAATAGAGATTTATGGTCCTCCAAGGACgtgaaaagattattaaagaaaaatttcatctttttgCAATATCAATATGAATCAAGAAATGCAGAACCATACTTGAATTTTTATCCATTACCTaataaaaaagatgatTTACCTCATATAGCTATCTTGGACCCAATTACTGGGGAAAGAGTAAAACAATGGAACCAAGATGTTCCTAAGATAAGTTCTTTtattaaagatataaaCCAGTTCTTATCTGATTATTCTTTGGATCCCAAAAGTACGAATCCAACGGTAAAGGAACCTACTCCAGAACTAGATCCAACAACATTAACTGAGGAACAACAAATGGAACTAGCGATTCAACAATCATTAGGAAACTCATCATCTAAGCCCATCACGtttgatgataaagaaatagGGTTAGACAATGACGGTAATGGAGGAGAGGAGGATGATACTGCCATAGGAGAAGCAGAAGAAACACACGAAagtatatttgaaaatatcagGCCAGTGCACCATATGGAACCACTCAACAAACCAGGAATTACAACACGTATTCAAATACGTACTGGTGATGGGAAAAGAATTGTTAGAAGAGTAAATGCAATGGATGATAAAGTCCGTACCTTATATGAAATTGTAAAATCAGAAATTGAAGGTTATGATTCATGTGCATTTACACTGAGCGATCATCAAAGGAATGACTTGATAGATAAAGTCGACATGTCTATTAGCGATGCAGGCTTGAAAAACAGTTCACTTTTGTTGGAGAAAGTAATAGAAGATTAA
- the GPI8 gene encoding GPI-anchor transamidase (similar to Saccharomyces cerevisiae GPI8 (YDR331W); ancestral locus Anc_5.375): MRFSTSLITLLCAMLLNHLVIAEHTNNWAVLVSTSRFWFNYRHMANVLSMYRTVKRLGIPDSQIILMLSDDVACNSRNLFPGTVFNNKDHAIDLYGENVEVDYRGYEVTVENFIRLLTDRWSEDQPKSKRLLTDENSNIFIYMTGHGGDDFLKFQDAEEIASEDIADAFEQMHEKKRYNEIFFMIDTCQANTMYSKFYSPNILAIGSSRLDESSYSHHSDVEIGVAVIDRFTYYTLEFLEKIEKNSTLTLKDLFDSYTLENVHSHVGVREDLFDRDPAETLITDFFGNVQNIIPDDMSRKDFAGKYNYDGGNEKLSRNVLNLAIEKATEEREVSEKAISPTSLRIVNSVNQNARKISNDTQQKNGSYSIVILGLSTLLGILYFIMRNDNQALKTI, translated from the coding sequence atgagGTTCTCAACTAGCCTGATAACGCTTCTATGTGCGATGCTTTTGAACCACCTTGTCATCGCAGAACATACCAATAATTGGGCTGTTTTAGTCTCAACTTCGAGGTTCTGGTTTAATTATAGACATATGGCAAATGTATTGAGTATGTATAGAACAGTGAAGAGATTAGGTATCCCAGATTCACAAATCATCTTGATGTTAAGTGATGATGTGGCGTgtaattcaagaaatctTTTTCCTGGTActgttttcaataataaagatcATGCTATCGACTTATATGGGGAAAATGTTGAAGTAGATTATAGAGGTTATGAAGTTACCgtggaaaatttcattagGCTATTAACAGATAGATGGTCAGAAGATCAACCAAAGTCGAAACGGTTATTGACTGATGAAAATTCCAAcatctttatatatatgacTGGACATGGTGGTgatgattttttgaaattccaAGATGCTGAAGAGATTGCGTCAGAAGATATAGCTGATGCATTTGAACAGATGcatgaaaagaaaagatataatgaaatattctttatgATAGATACTTGCCAAGCTAATACCATGTATTCGAAGTTTTATTCCCCAAACATTTTAGCAATTGGATCGAGTAGATTAGATGAAAGTTCATATTCGCATCATTCTGATGTTGAAATCGGCGTTGCAGTTATTGATAGATTTACATATTACACTTTGGagtttttggaaaaaattgaaaaaaattcaacatTGACTCTAAAAGATCTATTTGATTCATATACGTTGGAAAACGTTCATTCACATGTAGGTGTTCGAGAAGATCTTTTTGATAGAGATCCAGCAGAAACATTAATCACTGACTTTTTCGGTAATGTTCAAAACATTATTCCTGATGATATGTCTCGTAAAGATTTTGCCGGAAAATACAATTACGATGGAggtaatgaaaaattgtcGAGAAATGTATTGAATTTGGCCATAGAGAAGGCTACTGAGGAGAGAGAAGTTAGTGAAAAGGCAATAAGCCCAACAAGTCTAAGAATTGTTAACTCTGTGAACCAGAATGCGAGAAAGATCTCAAACGATAcacaacaaaaaaatgggTCATATTCGATAGTGATTTTAGGTTTATCTACGTTACTGggaatattatattttatcatGAGAAATGATAATCAAGCTTTAAAAACAATATAG
- the IRC3 gene encoding double-stranded DNA-dependent ATPase (similar to Saccharomyces cerevisiae YDR332W; ancestral locus Anc_5.377), translated as MLKRLFGVSSIKYYQYSLTRKYSSITLRDYQQDAIDACVKSIQSGQRRVGVSLATGGGKTVIFSNLINQMMNLNPGTQFKTLILVHRRELALQATNTIKKFFPNLRVQIEMGKYHSEINDSDVVVASVQSIIRRLDKYKSDDINLIIIDEAHHAVANSYIKILEHFHSNNQSSKIPVVGFSATFERADKKALSDVMDKIVYHRGIMEMIDDKWLCEGKFTSVNIDVDLSKVDRTSGSQNGDFQIDSLSKVMNTEEVGNVIINTYLHQKKEHNLKSTLLFGVDIAHVESLYEIFKKNGINARYVVSNTKNDLRDEIIREFREGKVSVLMNCGIFTEGTDIPNIDSIMLCRPTRSRSLLVQMIGRGLRLHHSKNYCHIIDFIAASDVGVVSVPTLAGVENYRGQLDDATLSDLHEIKKEMDLKQKQREENKHLEELQEKQIQQQFSEKMRNTDAWELTLTTYEDFKSFCGANNVDINGMSNAQKEVELIHNSSYPWVKFSKSAWALSLKHGHHLRIYKEPSKYDPKGSNYILKLYRKIPGWINQTGASYSTRILITSSDLFKIAANVEEVLVNLSNGSGTSTEGPIRITKFARWRAEPATPRQSSAIKVKLEKELAKCEKDYKYLDLSDIDKYIKSLTKGNASNILFAMSLAPSYPLRSLLKAIQYKKTI; from the coding sequence ATGTTAAAGAGATTATTTGGAGtatcatcaataaaatattatcaatattcaTTGACTCGTAAGTATTCCTCAATAACGTTACGTGACTATCAACAAGATGCAATCGATGCCTGTGTCAAATCCATCCAAAGCGGGCAACGAAGAGTTGGTGTTTCGTTAGCAACAGGGGGAGGTAAGACGGTGATTTTCTCCAATTTAATCAaccaaatgatgaatttaaatcCTGGTACTCAATTCAAGACTTTAATTTTAGTCCACAGAAGAGAATTGGCCTTACAAGCTACAAATactattaaaaaattctttccaaatttgAGAGTTCAAATCGAAATGGGGAAATACCATAGCGAAATCAATGATTCAGATGTGGTTGTTGCATCTGTACaatcaataataagaaggttggataaatataaatcaGATGATATTAATCTGATTATCATTGATGAGGCACACCACGCAGTAGCGAATTCttatattaaaatattagaaCACTTCCATTCAAATAACCAATCATCTAAGATCCCAGTTGTTGGATTTAGTGCTACTTTTGAAAGAGCTGACAAAAAAGCTCTATCTGATGTTATGGATAAAATTGTTTACCATAGAGGAATTATGGAAATGATCGACGATAAATGGTTATGTGAAGGTAAATTCACCTCTGTTAATATTGATGTTGATCTCTCGAAAGTTGATAGGACATCTGGAAGTCAGAATGGCGATTTTCAAATCGATAGTCTTTCAAAAGTTATGAATACTGAAGAAGTCGGGAATGTTATAATCAACACTTATTTGCATCAGAAAAAAGAACATAATTTAAAATCTACTTTATTGTTTGGTGTTGATATAGCACACGTAGAATCATTatatgaaattttcaagaaaaatggTATCAACGCAAGATATGTGGTTTCGAATACAAAAAATGATTTGAGAGATGAGATAATTAGGGAATTCAGAGAAGGTAAAGTTTCCGTGCTGATGAATTGTGGGATATTTACTGAGGGAACAGATATTCCTAATATAGATTCCATAATGCTATGTCGACCGACAAGATCTCGTTCTTTATTAGTTCAAATGATTGGACGTGGTTTAAGATTACATCATTCGAAAAATTACTGCCAcattattgattttatCGCAGCATCAGATGTCGGTGTCGTATCTGTTCCTACGTTGGCTGGTGTTGAGAACTATAGAGGCCAATTGGACGATGCAACTCTAAGTGATTTacatgaaattaaaaaagaaatggatTTGAAACAGAAACAAAGAGAAGAGAATAAGCATTTGGAAGAGTTGCAAGAAAAACAAATCCAACAACAGTTTAGCGAGAAAATGAGAAATACAGATGCATGGGAATTGACATTAACGACATATGAAGATTTTAAAAGTTTTTGTGGCGCAAATAATGTGGATATCAACGGGATGTCGAATGCTCAAAAGGAAGTAGAACTTATTCACAATTCATCATATCCATGGGtaaaattttctaaaaGTGCATGGGCGCTGTCATTAAAGCATGGCCATCATTTGCGGATTTATAAAGAACCTTCAAAATATGATCCTAAAGGAAGTAATtacattttgaaattatatcGTAAAATACCCGGGTGGATTAACCAAACTGGTGCAAGCTATTCCACAAGAATTTTAATAACTTCGTCCGATCTCTTCAAAATTGCTGCCAATGTAGAAGAAGTACTTGTAAATTTATCGAACGGATCAGGAACATCAACAGAAGGCCCCATAAGAATAACCAAATTTGCTCGTTGGCGAGCGGAACCAGCTACACCAAGGCAAAGCAGTGCGATTAAGGTAAAACTTGAGAAAGAACTGGCAAAATGTGAGAAAGATTACAAATATCTGGACTTAAGTGATATAGATAAATACATCAAGTCCTTAACAAAGGGAAATGCTAGTAATATTCTGTTTGCCATGTCACTCGCGCCGTCTTATCCTCTTCGATCACTATTAAAGGCAATACAATATAAGAAGACGATTTGA
- the NDAI0C04470 gene encoding STE domain-containing protein (similar to Saccharomyces cerevisiae STE12 (YHR084W); ancestral locus Anc_5.379), which yields MKTMKIQLSNNRTQEILNYNDVNDKELQRTTQEVEEALNFIEDLKFFLTTAPVDWQENQIIRRYYLDGNQGFISCVFWDNLYYITGTDIVKICMYRMQKFGRIIVQKKKFEEGIFSDLRNLKCGVDATLEQPKSEFLAFLFKNMCLKTQKKQKVFFWFSVPHDKIFADALERDLKKEIQGQPATTKALHEPALSFQYDSQQGRTLYEQLLNHMDTQRILTTQSTEMELEDPISNPVKINEIKSEQEKVTNINDSNNSLNTANDLPSTFPIQDTELESQNLEPVSEIKNDGGEQMKDDDFPLSYFPISVEYPNQQEIIPPLLSSTIPQQLAYDDRYFELPPDPNYNPHMAMPVPFPYQMTTPFIQHPKSSGRSKFNAKKNAGKSQKQTIEVSNNGKIERITSASLNTYQKYPKSARITEYPSFPTLDAFYQPLPNMSPRYQSYGNMPMNNYHMPSSEYGSYSQNFMSRLLDQPDYEYDNFSPFQNGPVEDYSMQQDFPILNQSLAQQTVSNAPSYHPNNQFKMGSPSSSMNPYMWAPRAGSHLQYPLYTQYPQVLPQRTGQVSSGKHQKMNLSNIQFSDSRTHIIKSGKISKKSTNKKPKPHSTKDVEKLSKVDCDIDESFNTIENI from the coding sequence atgaaaacaatgaaaatacAATTGTCGAACAATCGAACCCAAGAAATTTTGAACTACAATGATGTTAATGACAAAGAATTGCAGAGGACTACGCAGGAAGTAGAAGAAGCTTTGAATTTTATTGAggatttaaaatttttcttgacTACTGCTCCCGTAGATTGGCAGGAAaaccaaataataagaagGTATTATCTAGATGGTAACCAAGGTTTCATTTCATGTGTGTTCTGGgataatttatattatattactgGTACAGATATAGTAAAAATCTGTATGTATAGAATGCAGAAATTTGGGAGGATTATTGtccaaaagaagaaattcgAAGAAGGTATATTTTCAGATCTTCGAAATTTGAAATGTGGGGTGGATGCTACTTTAGAGCAACCGAAATCGGAATTTCTTgcatttcttttcaaaaatatgtGTCTGAAGACTCAAAAGAAACAGAaagtatttttttggtttagTGTCCCGCACGATAAGATATTTGCTGATGCCTTAGAGAGagatttgaagaaagaaattcaaGGCCAGCCTGCAACTACAAAGGCATTACATGAACCTGCCTTGTCTTTTCAATATGACAGTCAACAGGGGAGAACGTTATATGAACAGTTATTGAATCACATGGATACTCAGAGAATTCTAACAACGCAATCAACCGAAATGGAACTTGAAGATCCAATATCAAATCCAgtgaaaataaatgaaattaaaagtgAACAAGAGAAAGTTACCAATATAAATGACTCAAAcaattctttgaatacTGCAAACGATTTACCATCGACTTTCCCAATTCAAGATACGGAACTTGAGTCACAAAATTTGGAGCCTGTTTCAGAGATCAAGAATGATGGAGGAGAGCAAATGAAGGATGATGATTTCCCATTATCGTATTTCCCAATATCTGTAGAATATCCAAACcaacaagaaataatacCGCCACTCTTGTCTAGTACCATTCCACAACAACTTGCGTACGACGACAGATATTTTGAACTACCTCCAGACCCTAATTATAACCCTCACATGGCAATGCCAGTACCGTTTCCATACCAAATGACTACACCTTTCATACAGCATCCCAAATCCTCAGGTAGATCTAAGTTCAATGCTAAAAAAAATGCAGGAAAGAGTCAAAAGCAAACAATTGAAGTTAGtaataatggaaaaatCGAAAGAATAACAAGTGCTTCATTAAATACATATCAAAAATATCCTAAAAGTGCCAGGATAACAGAATATCCTTCGTTCCCTACGCTGGATGCATTCTATCAACCACTGCCGAACATGTCACCGCGATACCAATCGTATGGAAATATGCCAATGAATAACTACCACATGCCTTCTTCTGAGTATGGGAGCTATTCACAGAATTTCATGTCACGATTGCTTGATCAACCTGACTACGAATATGATAATTTCTCACCTTTCCAAAATGGGCCGGTCGAAGATTACTCAATGCAACAAGATTTTCcaatattgaatcaatCGTTAGCACAACAAACAGTATCGAATGCCCCCTCATACCATCCtaataatcaatttaaGATGGGAAGTCCGTCATCTTCTATGAATCCATATATGTGGGCTCCTCGAGCAGGGAGTCACCTCCAATATCCTCTATACACTCAATATCCTCAAGTCCTTCCACAAAGAACAGGCCAAGTTTCAAGTGGTAAACatcagaaaatgaatttaagTAATATCCAATTTTCTGACTCGAGAACCCATATCATAAAAAGTGGGAAAATATCGAAGAAatcaacaaataaaaaaccaAAACCCCACTCGACAAAAGACGTTGAAAAACTTTCAAAAGTAGATtgtgatattgatgaatcCTTCAATACAATTGAGAACATCTAG